One stretch of Passer domesticus isolate bPasDom1 chromosome 2, bPasDom1.hap1, whole genome shotgun sequence DNA includes these proteins:
- the TPT1 gene encoding translationally-controlled tumor protein, translating to MIIYRDCISQDEMFSDIYKIREVADGLCLEVEGKMVTRTEGQIDDSLIGGNASAEGPEGDGTEATVITGVDIVINHHLQETSFTKESYKKYIKDYMKAIKARLEEHKPERVKPFMTGAAEQIKHILANFKNYQFFVGENMNPDGMVALLDFREDGVTPYMIFFKDGLEIEKC from the exons atgaTCATCTACCGGGACTGCATCAGCC AGGATGAGATGTTCTCGGACATCTACAAGATCCGGGAGGTGGCGGACGGCCTGTGCCTGGAAGTGGAGGGGAAG ATGGTCACCAGGACAGAGGGTCAAATTGATGACTCTCTAATTGGTGGCAATGCCTCTGCTGAAGGTCCTGAGGGAGATGGAACAGAAGCCACGGTCATAACTGGTGTTGACATAGTAATTAACCACCACCTTCAGGAGACCAGCTTCACAAAAGAATCCTACAAGAAGTACATCAAGGATTACATGAAAGC AATCAAAGCCAGACTTGAGGAACACAAGCCAGAGAGAGTAAAGCCTTTCATGACTGGGGCTGCAGAACAAATCAAACACATCCTTGCCAACTTCAAAAACTACCAG TTCTTTGTAGGGGAGAACATGAATCCAGATGGAATGGTGGCTCTCCTGGATTTCCGTGAGGACGGTGTGACCCCATATATGATTTTCTTTAAGGACGGCTTAGAAATCGAGAAATGT TAA